The Calothrix sp. PCC 7507 DNA segment TAAGTCAAGGACAATCAACAACGAACCACTAAATAAAGTGAGTTTGATTGTCATTATTTTGATTGATATTTTTATCCTCATCAATGTTTTTACGGGCTTGGATGATATTAGCAGATGGCATATCAGCCCAAACCAGGCTTATCCTTGTTATGCTGAGTGGCAGGATTACCTGACACAAACCAATAAAGATAAAGACTATGAAATTATTAGGCGATCGCTAACACATAGCATAAACAATCAACCTAGTTTTCAGCAAACCTATCAACAAGTCGAAGCGGGACATCTAGGCAAAGTTTCGGAAACATGCCTGAACTACGCAGCCGACAAAGATAAAATTAAAAACCCTGAAAATCGGCAAATTATCCAAACTATTGATCAGAAACAAACAAAAGTTAATAACCTCGATCAAACTAATCGCCAAATCCGTTCTCAATATGATTCCACACTTTTAGAAAAAATTGCCGGTCAACCTCGTGAGCAATCAATTAATGCAGTTGGTGCGGAAAAAGCCAAACTTGAGTTAGAGCAAAATCAGCGGAATATTTCTATCCTGAAGAAGGAAATTTCTAATCTGAAAACCGAACTGATTACTAAACCAGAAAGTGTTGGTTTTATAGCCTTTCTTCAAGATGATGATAAATTTAAGACAGTTAAAAAAGGTTATCAACAGTCATCCTTTTGGTATCCAAGTATCCAACTAGCTTTTCAATCCCTCTTTCTGATACCGCTAATTTTCATTGCCTTATTAGTTAATAAATTTACTCAAGCAAGAAGATATGGACTGATATCACTGATAAGTTGGCATTTATTGGTCATCTTTTTTATACCGCTGATCCTGAAAATTTTTGAATTTCTGCAAATCGGTGTAGTTTTTCAATTTATTTTCGATATTGTTAGCGCTCTTTTTGGTGGGTTACTTTTCCTCATCAGCTATGTTTATATCTTGATAATTCCACTTGTTGGTTTTGGAATTATCAAATTTATGCAAAAAGTTGTCTTTAATTCTCAAGTCCAAGCAGCTAATAGAATTCAGAAATCTCGCTGTATTCACTGTGCCAAAAAAATTCGACCCCATGACATCTACTGTCCACATTGTGGAACTTATCAATATATTGAATGCCCAAACTGTCACAATGTTACTTACAAACATTTGCCATACTGCAAAGAATGCGGTTCTCCTCAAAATTCTACTAATTAACTCTCATGATTTTCAATAAAATTATTTTATTGGGCTAATAATTCCCTTCTTGATTTCCCTCGCTAGTCTCAATCAATCTGGATTACAACCTTCCCAAAGTGAGCAGCACTTTTAAGATAACTGTAGGCTGCTTTTGCTTGATTAAAAGGGAAAACTCGATCAATAATCGGATTTAATTTATGCTGGGTAATCTTTTGATTCATCACCTCAAACATTTTTCGACTACCGACATAAATACCTTGCACTGTTAAACTCTTGAAAAGTATCGGCAGAGGGTCAATTTCACTCCCTCTTCCTGATAGCACGCCAATCAAGCTAATACGTCCCCCAATGCGAACTGCTTGTAGAGATTTTGTGAGAGTCCCTGCACCACCAACTTCTATCACATGATCTATGCCTATCCGATTAGTTAGTTCGTAGACTTTCTTCTCCCAATCGGGTGTTGTTTTGTAGTTGATCGTCTCGTCAGCACCAAGTTCTTTAGCTCTGGCTAATTTATCATCACTACTAGAAGTAATAATGACTTTAGCGCCGTGGATTTTGGCAAATTGGAGGGCAAATATAGAAACACCGCCTGTACCGAGTAATAATACAGTGTGATCTTCGGTAAGATTGCCTTTTGTTACTAGTCCATGCCAAGCTGTAACGGCTGCACAGGGCAGAGTTGCCGCTTCAATATAGGATAAGTAATCGGGTAAAATTACTAATCCATCTTGGTGCAAGATGACGTATTCAGCCAGCATCCCATCTATTCCGCCTCCCAGATCCGATTTCATTTTCTCTTTGGTTAAAGAGCCAGAAATCCAGTCTTGGAAGAAGATACCAGCGACGCGATCGCCTATTTTCACCCGTGTCACACCTTCTGTGACAGCTACAACTTCCCCCGCGCCATCAGACATGGGAATTAGAGGATATTTCAGCTTAGAACCGTAGATTCCTTCAGCCATCAGCAAGTCACGGTAATTGAGAGATGTGGCTTTAACTTTCACGAGAACTTGCCCTGGTGTAGGTTTGGGTTCAGGGCGAT contains these protein-coding regions:
- a CDS encoding zinc ribbon domain-containing protein translates to MFIRIRQFLNQFFNKSRTINNEPLNKVSLIVIILIDIFILINVFTGLDDISRWHISPNQAYPCYAEWQDYLTQTNKDKDYEIIRRSLTHSINNQPSFQQTYQQVEAGHLGKVSETCLNYAADKDKIKNPENRQIIQTIDQKQTKVNNLDQTNRQIRSQYDSTLLEKIAGQPREQSINAVGAEKAKLELEQNQRNISILKKEISNLKTELITKPESVGFIAFLQDDDKFKTVKKGYQQSSFWYPSIQLAFQSLFLIPLIFIALLVNKFTQARRYGLISLISWHLLVIFFIPLILKIFEFLQIGVVFQFIFDIVSALFGGLLFLISYVYILIIPLVGFGIIKFMQKVVFNSQVQAANRIQKSRCIHCAKKIRPHDIYCPHCGTYQYIECPNCHNVTYKHLPYCKECGSPQNSTN
- a CDS encoding NAD(P)-dependent alcohol dehydrogenase gives rise to the protein MKAYEIQSNAGIEALALVDRPEPKPTPGQVLVKVKATSLNYRDLLMAEGIYGSKLKYPLIPMSDGAGEVVAVTEGVTRVKIGDRVAGIFFQDWISGSLTKEKMKSDLGGGIDGMLAEYVILHQDGLVILPDYLSYIEAATLPCAAVTAWHGLVTKGNLTEDHTVLLLGTGGVSIFALQFAKIHGAKVIITSSSDDKLARAKELGADETINYKTTPDWEKKVYELTNRIGIDHVIEVGGAGTLTKSLQAVRIGGRISLIGVLSGRGSEIDPLPILFKSLTVQGIYVGSRKMFEVMNQKITQHKLNPIIDRVFPFNQAKAAYSYLKSAAHFGKVVIQID